One window of the Nitrospira sp. genome contains the following:
- a CDS encoding response regulator transcription factor: protein MTTLKTKPIRLLLVDDHEVVRVGLKTVLAHQNRITVVGESSTVADAVRDAARLKPEVILMDVRLPDGSGVDACREILAAHPHIRVIFLTSYADDDSVLAAVLAGAHGYVLKEIDSSALLRAVHAVAEGHSILDPSVTERALTWLRGLSKGSAPPGTEPLSPQEERVLALVAEGQTNKEIATALNLSDKTVKNYLANVFQKLRVTRRAQAAAFFAKRKQ, encoded by the coding sequence ATGACAACGTTAAAAACCAAACCGATTCGGCTGTTGCTCGTCGATGACCACGAAGTCGTTCGGGTGGGACTAAAGACCGTCCTCGCCCACCAGAACCGCATTACCGTCGTCGGGGAATCCTCGACCGTCGCCGATGCGGTTCGGGATGCGGCACGGCTGAAGCCCGAGGTAATTTTGATGGACGTGCGGCTCCCGGACGGATCCGGCGTGGATGCCTGCCGGGAGATTCTCGCGGCCCACCCCCACATTCGCGTCATTTTCCTCACCTCATACGCCGATGATGATTCAGTCCTCGCGGCGGTATTGGCTGGCGCGCACGGATATGTGCTGAAAGAAATCGACTCCTCCGCGCTGCTCCGCGCGGTGCATGCCGTGGCAGAAGGGCATTCGATCCTCGATCCCAGTGTCACAGAACGGGCCCTCACATGGCTGCGAGGCCTCAGCAAGGGCTCCGCCCCACCGGGAACCGAGCCGTTGTCTCCCCAAGAAGAGCGGGTCCTGGCCCTCGTGGCAGAAGGTCAAACCAACAAGGAAATCGCCACCGCCCTGAACCTTAGCGATAAGACGGTCAAAAATTACTTAGCCAATGTCTTTCAGAAGCTGCGCGTCACGCGGCGGGCCCAAGCCGCTGCGTTTTTCGCAAAAAGGAAACAATAG